One genomic region from Stackebrandtia nassauensis DSM 44728 encodes:
- a CDS encoding recombinase family protein: protein MTSAPIDLSTLPGYSWDTSTRAHITAFLGRCSTKDQQDPTTSIPGQATVCARRLGQGEDFAAYFWDVESGYMHLNARSQHDDDYYAELAVPLRRDGGLTDLLAAAHAGEITRVICERSDRAARDMLTILTVESHLEQWGVELVYATEPPPQRPGDMPASRLRMRRGQQMDAEIYRALMLENSERGQREHAAQGYSHGPAPYPYIAVIDPDAPARHDRYIRRPKRRLQPHPGPHRWDTSVHMARLRLEDARYRDIRIALNADPEKYPHDKPGGQWTDRRIRSLLLNPRLTGYAVFNRRSSKNGFTPIPMQEWTWSRQPSHKAVFTVDEWVQMVRMDAADRAPRDALERVRAAAHQHGYLLREVRSNDTHIVYAIGSREFTVPHGVLPEPAAEHIITWLETAA, encoded by the coding sequence GTGACGTCAGCTCCCATTGACTTGTCCACCCTGCCCGGCTACAGCTGGGATACATCCACTCGAGCCCACATCACCGCCTTCTTGGGGCGCTGCTCCACCAAAGACCAACAGGACCCGACCACATCGATTCCCGGCCAGGCGACGGTATGCGCCCGGCGGCTGGGGCAAGGGGAAGACTTCGCGGCCTACTTTTGGGACGTCGAAAGCGGGTACATGCACTTGAATGCCCGCAGCCAGCACGACGACGACTACTACGCCGAGTTGGCGGTGCCGCTGCGCCGCGATGGCGGCCTGACCGATCTGCTGGCCGCCGCGCACGCCGGTGAGATCACCCGCGTCATCTGCGAGCGCTCCGATCGCGCCGCCCGCGACATGCTCACGATCTTGACCGTCGAGTCCCACCTGGAACAGTGGGGGGTGGAGCTGGTGTACGCCACCGAACCTCCACCGCAGCGCCCCGGCGACATGCCAGCCAGCCGATTGCGGATGCGACGCGGCCAGCAAATGGACGCCGAAATCTACCGAGCGCTCATGCTGGAAAACTCCGAGCGCGGCCAGCGCGAACACGCCGCCCAGGGCTACAGCCACGGCCCCGCCCCCTACCCCTACATCGCCGTCATCGACCCCGACGCACCCGCCCGACACGACCGCTACATCCGCCGCCCGAAACGCCGACTCCAACCACACCCAGGCCCGCACCGCTGGGACACCTCAGTACACATGGCGCGGCTTCGACTGGAAGATGCCAGGTACCGCGACATCCGCATCGCGCTGAACGCGGACCCCGAGAAGTACCCGCACGACAAGCCCGGCGGACAATGGACCGACAGGCGCATCCGGTCGCTGCTGCTCAACCCCCGCCTCACCGGGTACGCGGTGTTCAACCGGCGCTCGTCCAAGAACGGGTTCACCCCCATCCCCATGCAGGAGTGGACATGGTCGCGCCAACCCTCCCACAAAGCAGTGTTTACAGTGGATGAATGGGTGCAGATGGTGCGCATGGACGCCGCCGACCGCGCCCCACGCGACGCCCTGGAACGGGTGCGCGCCGCCGCCCACCAACACGGGTACCTCCTGCGTGAAGTGCGCTCCAACGACACCCACATCGTCTACGCCATCGGTTCGCGCGAATTCACCGTGCCCCACGGGGTCCTACCCGAACCGGCCGCCGAGCACATCATCACCTGGCTGGAGACAGCAGCATGA